A genomic stretch from Sulfoacidibacillus ferrooxidans includes:
- the gndA gene encoding NADP-dependent phosphogluconate dehydrogenase, with protein sequence MECQDVGVVGLAVMGKNLALNIESRGYSVSLFNRSPDKTQELIAEYPNAQLLGTYSIEEFVSSIKRPRRIILMVKAGSATDDTIAMIRPYLEAGDLIVDGGNSFYQDTIQRELDLAKNGILFIGTGISGGEEGALHGPSIMPSGDPKAYQMIEPILTKIAAQVSGEPCCTYIGPNGAGHYVKMVHNGIEYGDMQLIAESYQLLHDVLELDATALHEMFLQWNQGELDSYLIEITADIFNKMDPETNQPLVDMILDTAKQKGTGRWASDSALELGVPLSVITEAVFARCLSSMKDERVAASRVLVGPTPSTEFEDFEEFSEAVRQALYISKMCSYAQGFAQMSAASAEYGWNLQLDKIASIFRGGCIIRARFLQNIMSAYTNNPQLTNLLLDPYFRDVFDRYQDSLRKIVSIAAIRGIPVPAMANALMYYDAYRRERLPANLIQAQRDYFGAHTYERVDRPGTFHTEWSK encoded by the coding sequence ATGGAATGTCAAGATGTTGGTGTCGTTGGTTTAGCAGTGATGGGAAAAAATTTAGCGCTGAACATTGAAAGCAGGGGGTATTCTGTCTCTCTATTCAATCGTTCGCCTGATAAGACACAAGAATTAATAGCGGAATATCCCAATGCTCAGTTATTAGGAACGTACAGCATAGAGGAGTTCGTATCATCAATAAAGCGTCCACGGCGAATTATTTTAATGGTTAAAGCAGGATCCGCGACAGATGATACTATTGCAATGATTCGTCCTTATCTGGAGGCAGGAGATCTCATTGTAGATGGAGGAAACTCCTTTTATCAAGACACGATTCAAAGAGAATTAGATTTAGCTAAAAATGGAATACTTTTTATCGGTACCGGTATATCCGGTGGGGAGGAGGGCGCATTGCACGGTCCTTCGATTATGCCATCCGGAGATCCCAAGGCATATCAAATGATTGAACCTATTTTGACAAAAATAGCGGCACAAGTGTCAGGAGAACCCTGCTGTACCTATATAGGCCCTAATGGTGCAGGTCATTATGTGAAAATGGTTCATAATGGTATCGAATATGGTGATATGCAGTTGATTGCAGAATCATATCAGTTGTTACACGATGTATTAGAGTTAGATGCAACCGCATTGCATGAGATGTTCTTACAATGGAATCAAGGTGAACTCGATAGTTATTTGATTGAAATCACAGCAGACATCTTCAATAAAATGGACCCTGAAACGAATCAACCGCTGGTCGATATGATTTTAGATACTGCGAAACAAAAGGGAACGGGAAGATGGGCAAGTGACAGTGCTTTAGAATTAGGTGTGCCCTTATCTGTCATAACGGAGGCTGTATTTGCTAGATGCCTTTCTAGTATGAAAGATGAGCGAGTAGCAGCATCTCGCGTTTTAGTAGGACCTACACCATCTACAGAATTTGAGGATTTTGAAGAATTTTCGGAAGCTGTGCGACAAGCATTATATATAAGTAAAATGTGTTCTTATGCACAAGGGTTTGCCCAAATGAGTGCTGCCTCTGCTGAGTATGGATGGAATCTACAACTTGATAAAATCGCCAGTATTTTTCGTGGGGGCTGCATTATTCGTGCACGTTTCTTGCAAAACATTATGAGTGCCTATACAAATAATCCACAATTAACTAATTTATTACTCGATCCGTACTTTCGAGATGTATTTGATCGATATCAGGATTCATTGCGTAAGATCGTTTCTATTGCGGCTATACGTGGAATTCCTGTCCCTGCAATGGCCAATGCTCTCATGTATTATGATGCATACAGACGCGAGCGATTGCCTGCAAATCTAATCCAGGCACAGCGAGACTATTTTGGTGCTCACACCTATGAGCGTGTAGATCGTCCCGGAACCTTTCATACCGAATGGTCGAAGTAA
- a CDS encoding CoA-acylating methylmalonate-semialdehyde dehydrogenase: protein MTEQLKQLNNLIGGKWVPSSSSHSETVFNPATGEAIHSVPLSTFEDIDQAVQAARVAFGTWSKTPVPKRTRILFKYQQLLVEHWEELAHLVTLENGKSYDDAYGEVQRGIENVEFAAGAPTLMMGSQLPDIATNMESGMYRYPVGVVAGITPFNFPMMVPCWMFPLAIACGNTFILKPSERTPLLAQRLAELFADAGLPDGVLNIVHGAHDAVNGILEHPSIAAISFVGSQPVAKYVYEKAAAHGKRVQALAGAKNHTIVLPDADLEEAVRGITAAAFGSAGERCMACAVVVAVGEIADSLIDGLNQAASALKMGDGSDRSVQLGPVIRQSHKEKTLKYIESGQKEGATLLRDGRKDMPVSEDDGYFVGATIFTDVNTHMSIWKDEIFAPVLSVMRAQTLDEAIAIANQSEFANGACIYTDSASAIRKFREEIDAGMLGVNIGVPAPMAFFPFSGWKHSFYGDLHANGRDGVEFYTHRKMVTSRL from the coding sequence ATGACTGAACAACTTAAGCAATTAAATAATTTAATTGGAGGGAAGTGGGTACCATCATCATCAAGTCATAGTGAAACAGTTTTTAATCCTGCCACAGGTGAAGCTATCCACTCAGTACCTTTATCTACTTTTGAGGATATTGATCAAGCAGTTCAAGCGGCGCGAGTGGCCTTTGGAACATGGAGTAAGACTCCCGTTCCAAAGCGTACGAGAATTCTCTTTAAGTATCAACAATTACTCGTGGAACACTGGGAAGAACTTGCACACTTAGTGACACTAGAGAATGGAAAAAGTTACGATGATGCATATGGCGAGGTTCAGCGCGGTATTGAAAATGTGGAGTTTGCCGCAGGCGCGCCAACGCTCATGATGGGATCTCAATTGCCAGATATCGCCACAAATATGGAGTCAGGTATGTATCGCTACCCTGTTGGAGTGGTAGCAGGAATCACGCCTTTTAACTTTCCTATGATGGTGCCTTGTTGGATGTTTCCGCTTGCGATTGCTTGTGGAAATACGTTTATCTTAAAGCCATCGGAGCGCACACCGTTACTCGCACAACGTTTAGCTGAATTATTTGCAGATGCAGGATTGCCAGATGGAGTATTAAATATTGTTCATGGTGCACACGATGCAGTCAACGGCATTCTAGAACATCCATCCATTGCAGCGATATCTTTTGTTGGTTCGCAGCCTGTCGCTAAATATGTGTATGAAAAAGCGGCGGCACATGGTAAACGCGTGCAAGCACTCGCTGGAGCAAAAAACCACACCATTGTCTTACCAGATGCCGATCTTGAAGAAGCCGTGCGCGGAATTACAGCTGCAGCATTTGGATCGGCTGGAGAGCGCTGTATGGCTTGTGCAGTAGTGGTCGCGGTCGGTGAGATCGCTGATTCTTTAATTGATGGATTAAATCAAGCAGCTTCTGCACTAAAAATGGGAGATGGGTCCGATCGTTCTGTGCAACTAGGGCCTGTCATACGCCAGTCACATAAAGAAAAAACACTAAAGTACATCGAAAGCGGACAAAAAGAAGGCGCAACGCTTTTGCGCGATGGGCGAAAAGATATGCCAGTATCAGAAGATGACGGCTATTTTGTAGGCGCGACTATTTTCACTGATGTCAATACACATATGTCCATCTGGAAAGATGAAATATTTGCACCCGTGCTGTCTGTCATGCGTGCGCAAACACTTGACGAAGCCATAGCCATAGCCAATCAATCTGAATTCGCAAATGGTGCATGTATCTATACCGATAGTGCTAGTGCCATACGTAAATTCCGAGAAGAGATCGATGCAGGAATGCTTGGAGTCAATATAGGCGTACCTGCTCCCATGGCTTTTTTTCCTTTTTCAGGATGGAAACATTCTTTTTATGGAGATTTGCATGCTAATGGCCGCGATGGCGTTGAATTTTATACACATAGGAAAATGGTGACTTCACGTCTGTAA
- the zwf gene encoding glucose-6-phosphate dehydrogenase: MRLDDQVFVLFGGSGDLAKRKIIPALYNLFLNDKLPHGFAILGLSRKSMTRESYQEFILSSIKEYSRHSSDDMGKTTTFIDHVYYLSFDACEPNDYQSLKTSLETIEENNYLPQNRIFYLSLAPDLFDQVALYLKEYSVTQSSGWCRLIIEKPFGHDMASASALNERISSAFQEHEVFRIDHYLGKEMVQNIEVLRFANSIFEPLWNNRYISNVQITSSELVGVEKRFDYYERAGALRDMVQNHMLQLLMMVAMEPPSRLNTEAVRDEKVKVLRSLRKFTSSDVTKHIVRGQYASGNMDKHSVVGYLDEMGIDPQSTTETFIAAKVFVDNFRWAGVPFFIRTGKRLDKKETKIVIEFKNLPERLYFNQNGKLLTNLLTIHVHPTEGISLQLNGKNPEQDGVVSPISIDFSQETKDLPESYERLIFDAMRNDSTFFTRWDEVKLAWKWIDPISQSFADGHPLYTYEAGSSGPKEADELIQTDGHTWW; encoded by the coding sequence ATGAGATTGGATGATCAGGTTTTTGTTTTATTTGGTGGAAGTGGAGATCTTGCTAAGCGCAAAATTATTCCAGCCCTCTACAACTTATTTTTAAACGACAAATTGCCTCATGGCTTTGCAATTTTAGGTCTTTCTCGAAAATCTATGACTAGAGAATCGTATCAAGAATTTATTCTCTCCTCGATAAAGGAATACTCAAGGCATTCGTCAGATGATATGGGGAAAACCACAACATTTATTGACCACGTATATTACCTTTCATTTGATGCGTGTGAACCCAATGATTATCAATCATTAAAAACTTCACTTGAAACGATTGAAGAAAATAATTATTTACCGCAAAATCGCATCTTTTATTTATCGTTAGCACCCGATTTATTTGATCAGGTAGCGCTATACTTAAAGGAATATAGTGTCACGCAAAGCAGTGGATGGTGTCGTCTTATTATCGAAAAACCATTTGGACATGATATGGCGTCAGCGTCAGCGTTAAATGAACGGATCTCATCCGCATTTCAAGAACATGAAGTTTTTCGTATTGACCATTATTTAGGTAAAGAAATGGTTCAAAATATTGAAGTTCTGCGATTTGCCAATTCTATTTTTGAGCCGCTATGGAATAACCGCTACATATCCAACGTGCAAATTACATCAAGTGAATTAGTGGGTGTAGAAAAACGTTTTGATTACTATGAGCGAGCAGGTGCACTGCGGGATATGGTACAGAATCATATGCTGCAATTGCTGATGATGGTTGCGATGGAACCTCCAAGTAGGCTCAATACAGAGGCGGTTCGCGATGAAAAAGTGAAGGTTCTCCGATCACTTCGCAAATTTACTTCGTCTGATGTTACAAAACATATCGTAAGAGGGCAATACGCCTCCGGAAATATGGACAAGCATTCTGTAGTCGGCTATCTTGACGAAATGGGAATTGATCCTCAATCGACAACAGAGACATTTATCGCCGCCAAAGTCTTTGTGGATAATTTCCGGTGGGCTGGGGTACCATTTTTCATTCGTACAGGTAAACGTCTAGACAAGAAAGAAACTAAGATCGTTATTGAATTTAAAAATTTACCTGAACGATTGTATTTTAATCAAAACGGCAAATTACTTACTAATCTTTTAACAATTCACGTCCATCCTACAGAAGGTATTTCACTGCAGTTAAATGGGAAAAACCCTGAACAAGATGGTGTTGTTTCTCCGATTTCCATTGATTTTTCACAAGAGACAAAGGATCTTCCAGAGTCTTATGAGCGTCTTATTTTTGATGCGATGAGGAACGATTCAACTTTTTTCACAAGATGGGATGAAGTGAAACTAGCCTGGAAGTGGATTGATCCAATTTCTCAATCATTTGCCGATGGGCATCCGCTTTATACGTATGAAGCGGGTAGTTCTGGTCCTAAAGAGGCAGATGAGTTAATACAAACAGATGGACATACTTGGTGGTAA
- a CDS encoding carbohydrate ABC transporter permease encodes MTARSDERQGLWYLVPSASILTVFWIIPIFMVFGYSFFHFVYGMDPHFVGLYQYQQLLISPLFWQSLRITLIFAAAVVVFGSTLSLIFAILLFQGIRAVGLFRALFFLPYVMPVVATSTVWLWMFQPSVGVIDRIFALVGLPSTIGWVNDPNLALISLIIYTIWFSFGFTMLLFMAGLTNIPGELLEAAQVDGASRWRQFWQIIWPLLSPTTLFVVVVNTINAFQTFTQIYALTRGGPLNGTTTLTYLIYQTGFNYFHFGEASATAVVFFLLITALTGFQFWVSRKAVYYGG; translated from the coding sequence ATGACTGCACGATCGGACGAGCGGCAGGGTTTATGGTATCTCGTTCCATCTGCCTCGATTTTAACTGTATTTTGGATTATTCCGATTTTCATGGTATTTGGTTATAGCTTTTTTCATTTTGTCTATGGAATGGATCCGCATTTTGTTGGTTTATATCAATATCAACAATTGCTGATTTCACCATTGTTTTGGCAATCATTGCGAATTACTTTAATTTTTGCAGCAGCTGTCGTTGTATTTGGTAGTACCCTTTCACTAATATTTGCTATTTTATTGTTTCAAGGCATCCGTGCTGTTGGTTTATTTCGAGCCCTTTTCTTCTTGCCCTATGTTATGCCGGTCGTTGCGACATCCACTGTATGGTTATGGATGTTTCAACCATCCGTTGGAGTGATTGATCGCATCTTTGCTTTAGTCGGACTGCCAAGCACTATTGGGTGGGTTAATGATCCAAATTTAGCGCTTATTAGCCTCATTATCTATACGATTTGGTTTAGTTTTGGTTTCACAATGCTACTCTTCATGGCTGGATTAACCAATATTCCTGGCGAGTTATTAGAAGCCGCTCAAGTAGACGGTGCAAGCAGATGGCGACAATTTTGGCAGATTATTTGGCCTCTACTCTCACCAACAACACTATTTGTTGTTGTAGTGAATACGATCAATGCCTTTCAAACTTTTACACAAATTTATGCGCTGACTAGAGGCGGTCCGCTCAACGGAACGACAACTCTTACTTATTTAATTTATCAAACCGGATTTAATTATTTTCATTTTGGTGAAGCATCAGCAACGGCTGTCGTTTTCTTTTTGCTGATCACGGCGCTTACTGGATTCCAGTTTTGGGTTTCCCGAAAAGCAGTCTATTACGGGGGCTAA
- a CDS encoding cyclase family protein, with translation MKQIFDVSMPIHLNMPVYKNVQEKRPLFETTSDFTHNKTHETRLHMDAHTGTHIDAPLHMIEHGAGTESIPLTQLIRSCRVIDLTFVETVITISDIERFAPIKNDFLLIKTKNSYDEIWNPQFIYMGEDAANYLAEIGIAGVGIDGLGIERAQPNHPTHKVLMGSGVIIIEGLRLGHIAPGNYTLVAAPIAVIGIDAAPARVILLQDDENE, from the coding sequence ATGAAACAAATCTTTGACGTCAGTATGCCCATACATCTAAACATGCCAGTATATAAAAATGTGCAAGAAAAGCGTCCATTATTTGAAACTACGAGCGATTTTACGCACAACAAAACACATGAGACTCGTTTGCATATGGATGCACACACGGGTACGCATATCGATGCCCCTCTCCATATGATTGAGCATGGTGCTGGCACCGAGAGTATACCATTGACGCAATTGATTCGGTCTTGCAGAGTCATAGATCTCACTTTCGTTGAAACAGTGATCACCATCTCAGATATTGAACGCTTCGCACCGATAAAGAATGATTTTTTACTAATCAAGACGAAAAATTCTTATGATGAAATTTGGAATCCACAATTTATCTATATGGGCGAAGACGCAGCAAACTATCTTGCTGAGATAGGAATTGCCGGCGTTGGGATTGATGGGCTTGGGATTGAACGTGCACAACCGAATCACCCAACACATAAGGTACTCATGGGTTCTGGTGTTATTATTATCGAAGGACTTCGATTAGGACATATCGCGCCTGGAAACTATACTCTAGTAGCAGCACCAATCGCGGTAATAGGGATAGACGCTGCGCCAGCACGAGTGATTCTGTTGCAAGATGATGAAAACGAGTGA
- a CDS encoding inositol monophosphatase family protein produces the protein MLSDLPKYELLSVAIRAAIEAGDHFRERVDSSKQVKMKTSFADVVTEVDSQCEAIIYKHIRATYPHHVLLGEEQVAPGSSASIEAINAVSEEEHLWIIDPLDGTTNFVQHMRLSVVSIAYAHKGKVMLGVIYDPYHDEVFLAYKGRGAYRTSSREAQIWCDLQIADHKEKSVVIEHTNSFLPWETLQVSKRQEIEKAILATGFPARGGIGSERTDAGLKIVAAAGNLRAIGSAALHLAWIAAGRVDGYWEYDLNAWDIAAGILIVQEAGGQAGAIGSGIDGLRVRDVLATGTATLSHMLNTLLLI, from the coding sequence ATGCTTTCTGATCTTCCGAAATATGAATTACTTTCTGTAGCGATAAGGGCTGCCATTGAGGCTGGAGATCATTTTCGTGAAAGAGTTGACTCTAGTAAACAAGTGAAAATGAAGACTTCATTTGCTGATGTCGTAACAGAAGTCGACTCACAATGTGAAGCGATCATATATAAACATATACGTGCAACGTATCCTCATCATGTGTTATTAGGTGAGGAACAGGTAGCACCAGGGTCTAGTGCATCTATTGAAGCAATTAATGCAGTTAGTGAGGAAGAACATTTATGGATCATCGATCCATTGGATGGAACCACAAATTTTGTACAGCATATGCGTCTTTCAGTGGTTTCTATCGCTTATGCCCACAAAGGAAAGGTCATGTTAGGTGTAATTTATGATCCATATCACGATGAAGTCTTTCTTGCCTACAAAGGTCGCGGTGCCTATCGTACCAGTAGTCGAGAAGCCCAGATTTGGTGTGATTTACAGATAGCTGATCACAAAGAAAAGAGCGTAGTTATAGAACATACAAATTCATTTTTACCGTGGGAAACTCTACAAGTATCTAAACGTCAGGAGATTGAAAAAGCGATCCTTGCAACAGGATTTCCAGCTCGCGGGGGAATAGGTTCTGAGCGCACTGATGCTGGATTAAAAATAGTTGCAGCAGCTGGAAATTTGCGTGCTATAGGATCTGCAGCCTTACATTTAGCATGGATAGCTGCTGGGAGAGTAGACGGCTACTGGGAATACGATCTTAACGCTTGGGATATTGCAGCAGGTATTTTAATCGTGCAAGAAGCCGGCGGGCAAGCCGGTGCGATTGGTAGCGGTATTGATGGACTTCGTGTTCGAGATGTCCTTGCAACAGGAACAGCAACCTTAAGCCACATGTTAAATACACTTTTACTTATATAG
- a CDS encoding glyoxalase, translating to MNYAFCGIDHIQLAAPPDCEVEARHFFGEVLLMQEIEKPEKLKINGGVWFQCGEQQLHIGVDTHFVPAKKAHPAIFVTNLDALRQKLLALDYSLKNDALPGIDRFHVDDPFGNRLEFMEQI from the coding sequence ATGAACTATGCGTTTTGTGGAATCGATCACATACAACTCGCTGCTCCTCCGGATTGTGAAGTGGAAGCTCGCCATTTTTTTGGAGAAGTTCTTTTGATGCAAGAGATTGAAAAACCAGAAAAGTTGAAGATAAATGGCGGAGTGTGGTTTCAGTGTGGAGAACAGCAACTACATATAGGTGTAGATACTCATTTTGTACCTGCTAAAAAAGCACATCCGGCCATTTTTGTTACAAATCTAGATGCCTTACGCCAAAAATTACTTGCATTAGATTATTCCTTAAAGAATGATGCGTTGCCTGGAATCGATCGCTTTCATGTCGATGATCCGTTTGGCAATCGTTTAGAGTTTATGGAGCAAATCTAA
- a CDS encoding GntR family transcriptional regulator, with amino-acid sequence MNSFIPRQRLARESIEEILAASRPGDRIPSEDQLVKQLGISRPTIRSALSALEQEGLVIRKHGVGTFVSGPLPSMNASLEALYSVADIVRNNGYEPSVADIHVEHLILPVAVCEKLKVTKNTPGYRVKRTILADGQPAVFLVDYLPTSIQNISVNLSDFSDKMLPTLSRLGICISYAIADLTIKRTTEEAAEALHIAADDPVLFLQQVAYTPDHAPVIYSHGYHREGLVTYTLTRKVELSERISK; translated from the coding sequence TTGAATAGCTTCATACCTAGGCAACGGCTTGCTAGAGAAAGCATAGAAGAGATTCTTGCTGCGAGTAGACCAGGAGATCGCATTCCATCAGAAGATCAATTGGTTAAACAATTGGGGATTAGTCGTCCAACAATTCGTTCAGCTCTTAGTGCGCTTGAGCAAGAAGGATTAGTGATTCGCAAACACGGGGTTGGTACCTTTGTTAGTGGACCATTGCCATCCATGAATGCTTCTTTGGAAGCACTGTATAGCGTAGCTGATATTGTACGCAACAATGGATATGAACCATCTGTTGCTGACATTCATGTCGAACATCTGATACTTCCTGTAGCAGTTTGTGAAAAATTGAAAGTCACAAAAAACACTCCAGGTTATCGTGTGAAAAGAACGATTTTAGCAGATGGTCAACCAGCCGTTTTTCTAGTCGATTACTTGCCTACAAGCATTCAAAACATCTCCGTCAACTTGTCCGATTTTTCGGATAAAATGTTGCCGACACTTAGTCGATTAGGCATTTGTATTTCTTATGCAATTGCTGATCTGACTATTAAACGTACAACAGAAGAAGCAGCAGAAGCGTTACATATAGCTGCGGATGATCCCGTGTTGTTTTTACAACAAGTTGCGTATACACCTGATCATGCGCCTGTGATCTACAGCCACGGTTATCATCGTGAGGGACTTGTGACCTATACTCTAACGCGAAAAGTCGAACTGTCGGAGAGGATAAGCAAGTGA
- a CDS encoding MarC family protein: protein MKKGTCSLLIMTIHAFVSIFAVINPIGNLPIFLGLMERQHAIEQRKTARKAVTIAFLILVMFLLLGQTILHVFGITVAAFRVAGGILIFGIANRLLHPTPTTVPTLQVAEGETSMEKEDLSVTPLGTPLLAGPGTIATVMALSAGPDFITNSIAVFIGFTLVLSITFIVFYYANNISKRIGQTEINVISRLMGLLLAVIAVQMMAEGILGLFPGLIH, encoded by the coding sequence ATGAAGAAGGGAACATGCTCATTGCTCATCATGACTATACACGCATTTGTTTCTATATTTGCCGTAATTAATCCTATAGGAAACCTACCTATTTTCTTAGGGCTCATGGAACGCCAGCATGCAATAGAACAACGTAAAACAGCGCGCAAAGCAGTCACCATCGCCTTTTTGATCCTTGTGATGTTTCTACTACTTGGTCAGACAATTTTACATGTATTTGGAATTACAGTAGCTGCTTTTCGCGTAGCAGGAGGAATCTTGATTTTTGGTATTGCTAATCGCCTACTGCATCCAACTCCAACCACTGTTCCTACCCTTCAAGTTGCAGAAGGAGAAACAAGTATGGAAAAGGAAGATCTCTCGGTCACTCCATTAGGGACCCCCTTATTAGCTGGGCCAGGAACAATTGCTACAGTCATGGCACTATCGGCCGGGCCTGATTTCATAACAAATTCAATAGCAGTATTTATTGGATTTACTCTTGTACTCTCGATTACATTTATCGTTTTTTACTATGCGAATAATATTAGTAAAAGAATTGGTCAAACCGAAATTAATGTTATTTCTCGTTTAATGGGGCTACTACTAGCTGTGATTGCCGTACAAATGATGGCTGAAGGAATTTTAGGACTATTCCCAGGACTAATCCATTAG
- a CDS encoding carbohydrate ABC transporter permease: MSKGARLLIYLFLIMSAIITLFPIWWIFATSLETSVRAYSFPGALIPQGVISNYKVAWGMAPWLHFLFNSLGIGIATTILALLTSVLAAYALVYLPGRFSKYILAMILATMMIPFYSILVPVYLIIRDLGWMNSYAAQIIPFAANGFSVFMLVQFMRALPKELRDAAKIDGVGNWGYLWKIVIPNLIPALATVSIYLFLLSWNSFLWPLLVTTGPSVQPIQVGLANYLSTANGTNWTVLSAAAAITTLPVLILYIIAQRQIVESVSHTGIKG; encoded by the coding sequence ATGAGTAAAGGCGCTCGTCTCCTTATTTATCTCTTTTTAATCATGAGTGCGATCATTACACTCTTTCCGATATGGTGGATCTTTGCTACGTCATTGGAAACTTCAGTAAGGGCCTATAGCTTTCCAGGAGCACTGATTCCACAAGGTGTTATTTCTAACTATAAAGTTGCTTGGGGAATGGCCCCGTGGCTACACTTTTTATTCAATTCGCTTGGAATAGGGATTGCGACTACCATACTCGCCCTCTTGACCTCCGTATTAGCGGCGTATGCATTAGTGTATCTGCCGGGTAGATTTTCAAAGTATATATTGGCGATGATCTTAGCTACCATGATGATTCCTTTTTATTCAATTTTAGTCCCGGTCTATCTGATCATTCGCGACTTGGGTTGGATGAATAGTTATGCCGCGCAAATTATTCCTTTTGCGGCAAATGGTTTTTCTGTCTTTATGCTTGTTCAATTTATGCGCGCATTGCCAAAAGAATTGCGAGATGCAGCAAAAATTGACGGTGTTGGTAATTGGGGATACTTGTGGAAAATCGTGATTCCAAACTTAATTCCAGCATTAGCTACAGTGAGTATATATTTATTTCTATTAAGCTGGAATTCTTTTTTATGGCCATTACTTGTCACGACAGGGCCTTCCGTTCAGCCAATTCAAGTAGGACTTGCTAACTATCTCTCTACTGCAAATGGAACGAATTGGACTGTGCTTTCTGCGGCAGCAGCAATTACTACACTACCTGTATTGATTCTCTACATCATTGCTCAGCGTCAAATTGTGGAATCGGTGAGTCACACAGGCATTAAAGGATAA
- a CDS encoding ABC transporter substrate-binding protein, which yields MKNLNKKRVVISTLSSVVLATGLVGCGTPAASSAPVSSKSPVTITFWNEMTGPYEVALSGEISAFEKLHPNITVQDVVVPNDAALEPKLLASIVAQDPPTISQMNPPWATGFIQTGSLVNLSPMIAGQNGFSLSSFYPNMLKPGRWPNGDQYLLPFNLGAAIMYYNKDEFQKAGISTPPTTWNKFTQDASKLSTSGHQAFAITLVHSYPWLAFFDQAGGNFVGANGQPNKAAFAPNGPAVQALTLWSNMIKNGSAVLTHGYASQTDFANGTSSILIGTTGFYPYLQQAVAGKFPIAEAPLPADKDASTSLYGGYLGLFSHATSAQQQAAFTFIKYLTSKEGQVYWMENSQGYLPVRSDVAHSAAQFLSTHTAQQVSLNVLGSAIAEPKVAWWDEFSHQVLLNAIVGVLINKETPVEAMQSAYQQAVALAQKDGTYQ from the coding sequence GTGAAGAACTTAAATAAAAAGCGTGTCGTTATATCCACGCTTAGCAGTGTAGTACTTGCAACTGGATTAGTAGGTTGTGGTACACCTGCAGCATCATCTGCACCTGTGTCAAGTAAGAGTCCTGTGACGATCACATTTTGGAATGAAATGACAGGGCCTTATGAAGTAGCTCTCTCTGGTGAGATTAGTGCATTTGAAAAACTGCACCCGAACATTACAGTACAAGATGTGGTCGTACCTAATGATGCTGCACTTGAACCTAAGTTACTAGCCAGCATTGTAGCACAAGATCCTCCAACCATTTCACAAATGAATCCACCTTGGGCAACTGGATTTATCCAAACAGGCAGTTTAGTCAATCTCAGTCCAATGATTGCAGGACAGAATGGTTTTTCATTATCTTCTTTTTACCCAAATATGCTAAAACCAGGTCGTTGGCCAAATGGAGATCAGTATCTACTACCATTTAATCTTGGTGCAGCTATCATGTATTACAATAAAGATGAGTTTCAAAAAGCAGGTATCTCTACACCACCTACTACTTGGAATAAATTCACACAAGATGCTTCTAAACTATCCACATCTGGTCATCAGGCTTTCGCTATTACTCTAGTACATTCTTATCCTTGGTTAGCATTTTTTGATCAAGCTGGTGGTAATTTTGTAGGTGCTAATGGACAACCAAATAAAGCAGCATTTGCCCCAAATGGTCCTGCCGTACAAGCGTTAACATTGTGGAGCAATATGATTAAGAACGGTTCTGCTGTTCTTACACATGGCTATGCATCGCAAACTGACTTTGCTAACGGGACAAGTTCTATTCTTATTGGGACGACCGGTTTTTATCCTTATTTGCAACAAGCTGTAGCAGGTAAGTTTCCGATTGCTGAAGCACCATTACCTGCAGATAAAGATGCATCAACGAGTCTTTATGGTGGATACTTAGGATTATTTTCACATGCGACTTCAGCTCAACAACAAGCTGCATTTACATTTATTAAATATCTAACATCCAAAGAAGGCCAAGTCTACTGGATGGAAAATAGCCAGGGATATCTTCCGGTGCGTTCTGATGTAGCTCACTCTGCTGCGCAGTTCCTTAGCACACATACCGCGCAACAAGTGTCTCTGAATGTACTTGGGAGTGCGATTGCAGAGCCTAAAGTAGCATGGTGGGATGAATTTTCACATCAAGTATTATTGAATGCCATAGTTGGTGTCTTAATTAATAAAGAGACTCCTGTAGAAGCCATGCAGAGCGCATATCAACAGGCCGTTGCACTTGCACAAAAGGATGGTACCTACCAGTAA